The genome window CTGGCTGCAGCCAATACGCCTTTTTTGTGAAACAAGCTATCGCGGAATTCCGCAGGCACAGTATAACCGACATCCCCATTTCCCAATTCTTTACCTGTGGGTGCATTTTTAGAATCAGGATCACCTCCCTGAATCATAAATGAATTGATTACCCGGTGAAAAAGCGTACCATCATAAAAACCTTTTTTGACCAGTTTAACAATATTATCCCGGTGCTGCGGGGTCTTATTGTATAACATGATGATACATTCGCCCTGCGCTGTTGTTATCTTTAGATATTGATGTTTTGGTCCGGAAGCAAAGACGGAATTCAGGCAAAGCAAGAGTAGTAGCGTAAGAAATGGCTTCATCTTATAGGTATTTTTGGCTAAGTTAAGACAGAATTCTACTTTAAAAAACTGGTATGGCATAATCTTGTAATCTTTCTGTTTCTTACCGGCCCCGTTTTTCGTTTTTAAGAATTTATCCTTAAGTTTGATAATTGATACTATTAATTCGCAAATGAAACTGAAACAAAAGATAGCTTTAGGATTATGTGCCTTTTACCTGATTAGCGTAATTGGTGTTGCCCTGAGCCTGCATTTTTGCGGGGGACAGTTATCTGGAATTCATTTGACGGAAGTTGCCCATTGTGGCGGCTGTAATGAAGCGGAAAAATCGGTTAAAAAAGAAGATTCCTGCTGTAAAAACACTAAGGTTGATGCTAAAATCAAAGACAGTCACCAGACAGGTCTGAAAATTGATGTTCCTAAAAATCATAGTCTTCCGGTATTAATCTCTTCTTATATTTCAGAACTGTTGTCTTTTGTTTTACCGCAGTTATTTAGTAAAATTAAAGAGGAAGCCCCTCCTTTATCCGCGCGGGTCGCCCTGCATGCCTACAACTGCGTTTTCAGAAATTAGATCAGGAATAAATTAAGTGTAATTGCGGATACTCATTCGCTATTGCCCCTTTGTATTAATTTATTTCAAATCATTGGCCCCTGTTTTTAATATTCAAACAGCCGCTTACAACAATTTCATTATGAAAACGATCAAATATTTCATTATCTTATTCTGCTTATTTATCGGCGGAAATACCTTCGCACAACAAATTTCTAAAGCTGAATTACAAGTTAACGGTCTAACCTGCTCTATGTGTTCAAGAGCTACTGAAACCTCTTTAAAAAGCCTTGGCTTTATTGAAACTGTCTCTCCCGACCTGAATAGAAACGTTTTTGTCCTTACTTTTAAAGCAGACAAAAAAGTAGATCTGGACGAAATCAGGGACAAAGTTCAGGACGCAGGCTTTTCTATAGGGGACCTTTCCGCCACCATTAACTTTAAAAATACACAAGTTGATGCTGCCGGACTTGCTGAACTTGATGGTGCTGTTTTTCAGTTCATCAATGCGAAAAGCAA of Pedobacter cryoconitis contains these proteins:
- a CDS encoding heavy-metal-associated domain-containing protein, which encodes MKTIKYFIILFCLFIGGNTFAQQISKAELQVNGLTCSMCSRATETSLKSLGFIETVSPDLNRNVFVLTFKADKKVDLDEIRDKVQDAGFSIGDLSATINFKNTQVDAAGLAELDGAVFQFINAKSKTLDGPVIARIMDKDFITSSAFKKQAAELKSETYLKGKGIVQGKETRIFHLSI
- a CDS encoding HYC_CC_PP family protein; this translates as MKLKQKIALGLCAFYLISVIGVALSLHFCGGQLSGIHLTEVAHCGGCNEAEKSVKKEDSCCKNTKVDAKIKDSHQTGLKIDVPKNHSLPVLISSYISELLSFVLPQLFSKIKEEAPPLSARVALHAYNCVFRN